The uncultured Desulfatiglans sp. DNA window TCCACCGGCTGCATGCTCCAAACCGCTATCGGAGCGTCGCAGGCGGCCGCTTTCGATATTTCGGCGGGATGCTCGGGTTTTCTTTATGCCCTGACCATGGCCGACAACGCCATTAGGGCCGGGACATCCCGATGTGCACTCGTTGTAGGTGCCGAACGGCTGTCGACCATCGTCAACTGGCAGGACCGCAGTACCTGTGTCCTGCTTGGAGACGGCGCCGGCGCGGTGGTCATGGCGGGCTCTACGAATGGGAACGGGGTCCTTTCAACCCATCTTCGATCGGATGGCGCCTTTTGGGACCTGCTTTACGCCAGTTACGAAAGCTGCTATCTCCCGGAAAGCCTCGCTTGCATCGATCTCAAGCCGTTCCAGCTCAAGATGGAGGGCAATCGGCTCTTCAAACGCGCGGTGAATTGCCTGTCTACCATAGCCGAAAAGGCGCTGGCCGAAAACGGCCTCGCAAGCAGCGATATCCATCTCATGATTCCCCATCAGGCCAACATTCGCATCATCCTGGCCATGGCGCAAACCATCGGTATTCCAATGGAAAAGGTTTACACCAATCTGGACCGTTACGGAAATACATCCTCCGCTTCGATCCCGATCGCCCTGGATGAGGCCAACCGCGCCGGACTGATCAAGGACGGCGACATGCTGCTGCTCGTCAGCTTCGGAGCGGGATTGACGTGGGGGGCCTCCATCATCAAGTGGGGGAGCCACAATCATAACGAAAAAGGTCAGTCGCTCCTCCAAAGCGGAGCCGACCTGGATTCCATCCGGAAATGATTCCCCGGTAGAACCTGGTTTCGAAAGCGTAAAACCGGCGGCCCAGGGACGTCACTCCTTCGGAGGAATGGCCAGACAGCGGCAGGCAGACTCCCCGCGGCCGATGGGAACTCGAAGGAGGGGTCTCAGGAAAGCAACGCCGGCTCCGCGTTCGGAGGCGCATCAATCCCCCATGGCCGCCAAATAATCATCCAGCATGGTCTCCAACCGCAACTTATGCTTGGCCTCCTCCTGGGCCAGCATCTCGAAGAGCTTACGGTGTTCTTCCTCAGCGGTCCGCGCCGCGAAATCCCGGTAAAAGGCCTGGGCCTTTTCCTCCCGTTTCATGGCAAGGCGCAGGATATCGGCATAGGCCATGTCCGGAACATATTGGAGATCCACGAGGTAATCACTGCGCTTCAGATCAGCGATCTTTCTGATGGAATACTTGGCCACCTGCTCACGGCTGAAATTTTCGAGCATTTTCTGGTGACGGCGTTCTTCATCGGCAAATTCATGAAAAAGCGCTTTCGTGCCCTGGGCCGATTCACGCCGGCTCAGATCCTCATAGAACTGAACCGCCTCCTTTTCCTTGTCGATAGCATAGGTCATGATTTCATCGAAGTTATCGAATGGCATTCAACTCCCCCTTTCACCTCGTCGCAAAATGTTCGGCCGAATCCCTTCCTCGAGGGCTGCTCCGCCAACGTACGGACCC harbors:
- the fabH gene encoding 3-oxoacyl-(acyl-carrier-protein) synthase 3 → MTRSRIIGTGSFVPQRILSNNELERIVETNDEWITRRTGIKERRIASKGKRESTTDLATQAAENALRMAGVNAEDLDMIVVGTVTPDRQFPSTGCMLQTAIGASQAAAFDISAGCSGFLYALTMADNAIRAGTSRCALVVGAERLSTIVNWQDRSTCVLLGDGAGAVVMAGSTNGNGVLSTHLRSDGAFWDLLYASYESCYLPESLACIDLKPFQLKMEGNRLFKRAVNCLSTIAEKALAENGLASSDIHLMIPHQANIRIILAMAQTIGIPMEKVYTNLDRYGNTSSASIPIALDEANRAGLIKDGDMLLLVSFGAGLTWGASIIKWGSHNHNEKGQSLLQSGADLDSIRK
- a CDS encoding Predicted rubrerythrin Rbr, producing the protein MPFDNFDEIMTYAIDKEKEAVQFYEDLSRRESAQGTKALFHEFADEERRHQKMLENFSREQVAKYSIRKIADLKRSDYLVDLQYVPDMAYADILRLAMKREEKAQAFYRDFAARTAEEEHRKLFEMLAQEEAKHKLRLETMLDDYLAAMGD